A genomic stretch from Synergistaceae bacterium DZ-S4 includes:
- a CDS encoding potassium transporter Trk, with translation MKVHTSYKVEQVIVLGFLLVILAGALMLWSSGRYLCNMPIGIADALFMSASAVCVTGLATVDPATQMGMASQLILLALIQTGGLGFMTAVMMLGIAVGRRMGIKSRIFFLGGFGLEGVSGAVRLLKAVAKFTFASEFVGAVVLYWGFARHGLPAGRSAYNAVFHSVSAFCNAGFSTVPGGLNGFSLSVIVPSAVMVLIILGGIGFPVFMNCLEAIKNKGRISHYSRLVLFITFWLITAGALMFMVSEWDRGFAGLPDRAKVLNAFFASVTTRTAGFDTIKPYSFSGLGKVLMIALMVIGASPASTGGGIKTTTLGVLAVSAWNEILGRDENVFWHRKVGYSTVRRALALAFLYVLTFFVGAVILSMTEDFPFEELLFEAVSAIGTVGLSLGITPELSVAGKMVLVVLMFWGRVGILSFFATLIREGKKVEIRYTEVNIPIG, from the coding sequence TTGAAGGTACATACTTCCTATAAAGTTGAGCAAGTGATAGTTTTAGGGTTCCTGCTGGTCATACTGGCAGGAGCCCTTATGCTATGGTCTTCCGGCAGGTATCTCTGCAACATGCCTATAGGGATAGCCGACGCCCTTTTCATGTCTGCGTCTGCGGTATGCGTGACCGGCCTCGCTACTGTTGATCCGGCCACACAGATGGGCATGGCATCGCAGCTTATATTGCTTGCGCTCATCCAGACAGGAGGTCTTGGCTTCATGACTGCCGTTATGATGCTTGGGATCGCGGTAGGCAGAAGGATGGGCATCAAGAGCAGGATCTTCTTCCTGGGAGGTTTCGGTCTTGAGGGAGTGAGCGGAGCTGTCAGGCTTCTCAAAGCTGTCGCAAAATTCACCTTTGCTTCGGAATTTGTGGGAGCAGTCGTCCTTTACTGGGGATTTGCCCGTCATGGGCTGCCTGCAGGGAGATCTGCCTATAATGCAGTTTTCCATTCTGTGAGCGCATTCTGCAACGCCGGTTTTTCAACGGTCCCGGGAGGACTCAACGGCTTTTCTCTTTCCGTCATAGTGCCATCGGCAGTGATGGTGCTCATAATACTGGGAGGTATCGGATTCCCCGTTTTTATGAACTGCCTTGAAGCAATTAAGAATAAAGGGAGAATATCGCATTATTCCAGACTTGTTCTATTTATTACTTTCTGGCTGATAACTGCTGGGGCGCTGATGTTCATGGTTTCAGAGTGGGATCGCGGCTTTGCCGGGCTCCCGGACCGGGCGAAGGTACTGAACGCTTTCTTTGCAAGCGTTACCACTAGGACTGCCGGTTTCGATACGATCAAACCGTATTCATTTTCCGGACTGGGCAAGGTGCTGATGATAGCACTGATGGTGATAGGGGCTTCTCCGGCATCAACGGGAGGCGGCATCAAGACGACCACGCTTGGAGTGCTTGCCGTATCCGCTTGGAACGAAATACTCGGAAGAGATGAAAATGTTTTCTGGCACAGGAAGGTCGGCTATTCGACAGTGAGAAGGGCTCTTGCTCTTGCATTTTTGTACGTTCTTACTTTCTTTGTCGGCGCGGTGATCCTTTCTATGACCGAAGACTTCCCGTTTGAAGAACTGCTCTTTGAAGCTGTATCGGCAATAGGTACGGTAGGACTCAGCCTCGGCATTACACCGGAACTCTCGGTTGCTGGTAAAATGGTACTCGTGGTCCTCATGTTCTGGGGCAGGGTGGGTATACTTTCTTTCTTTGCCACACTGATCAGAGAGGGAAAAAAAGTGGAGATACGCTACACTGAGGTAAACATCCCCATTGGATAA
- a CDS encoding TrkA family potassium uptake protein: protein MSKEKKSFLIVGLGRFGSSLCEKLVELGQSVIGVDQLAGPVSEMSDKIDVAAQLDVTDESALTKIGAKEVDIAIVTIGSSLENSVLCTSILVDLQVPLVVARANTALHAKILARVGAHRIVFPEWDMGHKIAENLVYPWYSGFSKIDGGDFCFGKMRPLPEMIGRTIAELKFSQRYKVIVILIEHEGKQESPSPTRAFLETDGIWVMGHRSDMDRLLNKSSLDGI, encoded by the coding sequence ATGAGCAAAGAGAAAAAGAGCTTTCTTATAGTCGGACTGGGACGTTTCGGGAGTTCACTGTGCGAAAAGCTGGTAGAGCTGGGGCAGAGTGTCATAGGCGTTGATCAGCTGGCCGGACCTGTATCCGAGATGTCTGACAAGATCGATGTGGCGGCGCAGCTTGATGTAACAGACGAGAGCGCACTGACAAAGATCGGCGCGAAAGAGGTAGACATCGCCATAGTAACGATCGGTTCGAGTCTCGAGAACAGCGTACTGTGCACATCCATCCTCGTCGACCTGCAGGTTCCGCTCGTAGTGGCAAGAGCAAACACCGCGCTTCACGCAAAGATACTTGCCAGAGTGGGTGCTCACAGGATAGTATTTCCTGAGTGGGATATGGGGCATAAAATAGCAGAAAATCTTGTCTATCCATGGTACTCAGGATTTTCCAAGATAGACGGAGGCGATTTCTGCTTCGGAAAGATGAGGCCGCTCCCCGAGATGATAGGGAGAACGATCGCAGAGCTGAAATTTTCACAGCGCTATAAAGTTATCGTGATACTGATCGAACATGAAGGCAAACAGGAATCACCTTCTCCGACCAGGGCTTTCCTGGAAACAGACGGTATTTGGGTAATGGGGCACAGGTCGGACATGGACAGACTACTGAATAAAAGCAGTTTGGACGGGATATGA
- the rpmI gene encoding 50S ribosomal protein L35 yields MPKMKTHSATKKRFKISGTGKVTFKKSGRSHLLSSKNSKRLRSLRKKGILPAAVEAHIKKVMPYA; encoded by the coding sequence ATGCCCAAGATGAAGACCCACTCCGCAACAAAAAAGCGCTTTAAGATCAGCGGTACAGGCAAGGTCACCTTCAAGAAGAGCGGCCGTTCACACCTTCTTTCTTCAAAGAACTCAAAACGGCTCCGTTCACTTAGGAAAAAGGGTATCCTGCCGGCAGCGGTAGAGGCTCACATAAAGAAAGTTATGCCCTACGCATGA
- the infC gene encoding translation initiation factor IF-3, which produces MANRDDEPRVNSDIRATEILLIDEENAKRGIISTKEALAMAEAAELDLVEVAPQATPPVCRIMDYGKYRFQQQKRDKDARKKQKNQVVKEIKMRPKIDQHDYDFKVKAIKTFLLAGHRVKVSVFFRGREMAFLDRGREVLNKVMNAISDFGKMEMEPRMEGAYMRIMIAPAVQAEPVKKPSAPKENAADKPAKKESAPKKAEAAPKKEEKQPKATTEGE; this is translated from the coding sequence ATAGCAAACAGGGACGACGAGCCCCGCGTGAATTCCGACATTCGGGCAACTGAAATTCTTCTCATCGACGAAGAAAACGCCAAGCGCGGCATAATAAGCACGAAAGAAGCACTCGCAATGGCTGAAGCGGCTGAACTTGACCTGGTGGAGGTAGCTCCCCAGGCGACCCCGCCGGTGTGCAGGATAATGGATTACGGAAAGTATCGTTTCCAGCAGCAGAAGCGCGACAAGGATGCCCGCAAGAAACAGAAAAATCAGGTAGTAAAAGAGATCAAGATGCGCCCCAAGATCGACCAGCATGACTATGATTTCAAGGTAAAGGCGATAAAGACCTTCCTTCTGGCCGGTCATCGTGTTAAGGTCTCTGTCTTCTTCAGGGGAAGAGAAATGGCATTTCTTGACCGCGGCAGAGAAGTACTTAACAAGGTCATGAATGCGATATCCGACTTTGGGAAGATGGAGATGGAACCGAGGATGGAAGGCGCTTACATGAGAATAATGATAGCTCCTGCCGTCCAGGCAGAACCCGTCAAGAAGCCTTCGGCTCCGAAGGAAAACGCAGCGGATAAGCCGGCAAAGAAAGAATCCGCGCCTAAGAAAGCGGAAGCTGCCCCTAAAAAAGAGGAAAAGCAGCCTAAGGCAACAACTGAGGGCGAGTAA
- the rplT gene encoding 50S ribosomal protein L20 codes for MRVKGSSASRNKLKKLYSITKGFWGRKKNVYRRAREAYLHALTSAFSGRKLKKRDFRKLWIMRINAAARANGIAYSALINGLKKAEININRKMLADLAVNDMPAFSKLVEKAQSALKS; via the coding sequence ATGCGAGTAAAGGGATCAAGCGCAAGCCGCAATAAACTTAAAAAACTATACAGCATCACAAAGGGATTCTGGGGACGCAAAAAGAACGTATACCGCAGGGCACGTGAAGCTTATCTGCATGCTCTTACAAGCGCTTTTTCCGGGCGTAAGCTCAAAAAGCGTGATTTCAGGAAGCTCTGGATCATGCGTATAAACGCAGCTGCCCGTGCGAACGGTATTGCCTACAGTGCGCTTATCAACGGACTGAAGAAGGCTGAGATCAACATCAACCGCAAGATGCTTGCTGACCTTGCGGTGAACGACATGCCTGCATTCTCGAAACTTGTTGAAAAGGCCCAGTCAGCACTGAAATCATAA
- a CDS encoding endonuclease MutS2 — protein MIAESSSYSSLEIKKIIPLISKYCRSEIGEEAALSAVPAQNPDELKTRHELFLSIEDYRERKGELPWQNGLAPVSPMLAEADETGLLTGEELLKIRHLIKLSMKLKDVLGSEKEKYPVFSLMTRDIRDFTDELERLSVIDDDGRLYDSASEKLKTVREKIKELRETIRRKGHALINDPSISGMLQERVMTIRNGRYTFLVRPDALSIFPGSVVDRSVSGNSVYMEPNSMIRLNNEFTSCRNSEIYEEQRILRELTSRIQKKTKGILDAEKIIGTIDLFYALSEKKRLDRWTMPELSSKAIFSFKKARHPLLFDKAVPIDIGCGDKYRILVITGPNTGGKTVALKTAGVCAILGWMGFPIPAAEGSVLGVIGELFADIGDEQSIEQSLSTFSAHVKHVTEILDRVGSDSLVLLDELGAGTDPEEGAALGIAILDWLREKKALVLATTHHNPIKRFALATASIETASVEFDIATLSPTYKILTGIPGRSNALLIAGKLGMPREVIKRAEQAISGKEISMEDLIAELHGKRSKLEKESTEVENSLRKLEKLKKDYEERVREIEEKRDALIAKADKKALSIVKNAEESARALIKNLGSAEAESAARRELEKKRSHFHKIEKSVVEREEKKITQQSVAAKKETLKPGDAVRIIGTKGVASVLEIRGKKVLVQAGAAQVEVPLTKLSIVPEKEIPQAAPSVQVKVSRPVGVPSEIMVRGMTIDEAIPLVEQYLDQAYRAGYDSVAVIHGRGEGILRREVQELCKRTPYVIEHNLGGPHDGGYGVTIVRFRK, from the coding sequence ATGATCGCAGAAAGTTCATCATACAGCAGCCTTGAGATAAAAAAGATAATCCCCCTGATATCAAAATACTGCAGGAGCGAAATAGGCGAGGAAGCTGCCTTATCGGCGGTGCCTGCCCAAAATCCCGATGAACTCAAAACGAGACACGAACTTTTTCTGTCAATAGAGGATTACAGGGAGAGAAAGGGTGAGCTGCCGTGGCAGAACGGGCTCGCCCCCGTCTCACCCATGCTTGCCGAAGCGGACGAAACAGGCCTCCTCACAGGGGAAGAGCTCCTTAAGATACGTCACCTGATCAAGCTTTCCATGAAGCTAAAAGATGTACTCGGTTCGGAGAAGGAAAAATACCCGGTATTTTCATTGATGACCAGGGATATAAGGGATTTCACCGATGAACTGGAAAGACTCTCCGTCATAGATGACGACGGAAGGCTTTACGATTCTGCGTCCGAAAAGCTCAAAACAGTCAGGGAGAAGATAAAGGAACTTAGGGAGACCATACGAAGAAAAGGGCACGCACTTATCAACGATCCTTCGATATCGGGGATGCTCCAGGAGAGGGTCATGACGATAAGGAACGGGAGGTATACATTTCTTGTCCGCCCCGATGCGCTTAGCATCTTCCCCGGTTCCGTGGTAGACCGTTCTGTGTCCGGCAACAGCGTATACATGGAGCCGAACTCGATGATCAGGCTCAACAACGAATTCACATCCTGCAGAAACTCGGAGATATATGAGGAACAGAGGATATTGCGCGAACTGACCTCAAGGATCCAAAAAAAGACAAAAGGGATACTGGATGCAGAAAAAATAATTGGCACCATAGATCTCTTCTATGCGCTTTCGGAAAAAAAGCGTCTGGACAGGTGGACGATGCCTGAGTTGTCTTCGAAGGCCATATTCAGCTTCAAAAAGGCCCGTCACCCCCTTCTCTTTGATAAGGCAGTGCCCATCGACATCGGGTGCGGCGACAAATACAGAATACTTGTTATCACGGGACCCAACACGGGCGGCAAGACCGTTGCCCTTAAGACAGCCGGTGTATGTGCGATCCTTGGATGGATGGGATTTCCGATACCTGCTGCCGAGGGATCGGTCCTTGGTGTGATCGGTGAGCTCTTCGCGGATATTGGCGATGAACAGAGCATTGAACAGAGTCTATCCACCTTCAGCGCCCATGTGAAGCATGTGACCGAGATACTGGACAGAGTCGGATCCGATTCCCTTGTCCTGCTTGACGAACTTGGAGCCGGTACTGACCCGGAGGAGGGAGCCGCGCTGGGGATAGCGATCCTTGACTGGCTAAGGGAGAAAAAAGCTCTTGTCCTTGCCACGACCCACCACAACCCGATAAAACGCTTTGCACTCGCAACGGCCTCAATAGAGACCGCGAGCGTTGAGTTTGACATTGCGACCCTCTCTCCGACTTACAAAATACTCACCGGCATCCCGGGAAGGAGCAACGCCCTTCTCATAGCGGGCAAGCTCGGGATGCCCCGTGAAGTAATAAAAAGGGCTGAGCAGGCCATAAGCGGCAAGGAAATATCAATGGAAGACCTCATTGCGGAGCTTCACGGAAAACGTTCAAAGCTTGAAAAAGAGAGCACCGAGGTCGAGAACTCGCTCAGGAAACTTGAAAAACTGAAAAAGGATTATGAGGAGAGGGTCAGGGAGATCGAGGAAAAACGGGATGCCCTTATAGCAAAGGCTGACAAAAAAGCCCTCAGCATAGTCAAAAACGCAGAGGAATCGGCGAGGGCTCTCATCAAGAACCTTGGATCCGCAGAGGCGGAGTCGGCCGCAAGGCGCGAACTCGAAAAGAAGAGAAGCCACTTCCACAAGATAGAGAAGTCTGTCGTCGAAAGGGAAGAGAAAAAGATCACCCAGCAGTCTGTGGCGGCCAAAAAGGAGACCCTCAAACCGGGAGATGCCGTCAGGATAATCGGGACAAAAGGCGTTGCCTCTGTTCTGGAGATCAGGGGCAAAAAGGTCCTTGTCCAGGCCGGCGCAGCACAGGTGGAGGTCCCTCTGACCAAACTCAGCATTGTTCCGGAGAAGGAGATCCCTCAGGCAGCTCCGTCGGTACAGGTCAAGGTCTCCCGCCCGGTCGGAGTTCCAAGCGAGATAATGGTAAGGGGCATGACGATAGACGAAGCGATACCATTGGTCGAGCAATACCTTGACCAGGCCTACAGGGCAGGATATGATTCGGTAGCGGTCATCCACGGCCGCGGCGAGGGGATATTGAGAAGAGAAGTACAGGAACTCTGTAAGAGAACCCCGTATGTTATCGAGCATAACCTAGGTGGGCCTCATGACGGAGGGTATGGGGTTACCATCGTCCGCTTCCGCAAATAG
- the pheT gene encoding phenylalanine--tRNA ligase subunit beta: protein MKLSLNWIKKYVDLPEDLTMEKLSYDLTMCTVEVEDAADLSESLAGLVVGKIITVEPHPDADKLRICTVDVGDMAPSTIVCGGINLAPGQLTVVAKPGAMVRWHGVGDPVEIKPAKLRGIMSYGMICSSGEIGLGELFPTFREAEIMDITFLDAGPGSPVAEALGLNDIILEIDNKSLTNRPDLWGHYGMARELAAIYDRKLKPLEIGGMPEKFGDLGIVIEDPERCPRYAAVTFKKIKNVPSPFELKSMIWRVGMRPINLPVDITNYVMLATGQPTHGFDKNHIKGNIHIRTAKAGEKLELLDGETLDLTTSDLVIADEKNPVALAGIMGGKLDSILEDTTEIILEIANFTAMGVRRTAQRFDIRTEASSRFEKSVEPQRVDGAISVALNMFKEYFPDSEIAGFVDSYPLPLKNSEVEVPLSFLSRRLGKELTAEEVIRILDNLGFKTEEKDGMLHVTAPSWRSTGDISLPDDILEEVARLMGYENFDFIPPKVILEKPVNQRNADMERAVREYLAFRCSMQEIFTYPWIEDEYIEASCADTEEMLCLSTPPSPDESRLRSTLVPGMIKAVFTNLRYFESFRIFELTQVFADKDYHSINDPSEKLPGIARHLGGAFVGTDPRLLFREAKGVLEHMHRAVHMEPLGFARVSKPLWADDKLWLNVTYKGEPIGCIGLLSLKSARKAGIKRSMTVISEIDVESLVPLASRQNRYSRLPEYPCVDFDLSVVFDEKVTWADIYETAVKVELVKEVRFVDEYRGPQAGEGKKSVSFRTRIGSDEGTLTSEKIDMITKQMMKKMSKKFGGEVRGV from the coding sequence ATGAAACTTTCACTAAACTGGATAAAAAAATATGTCGACCTTCCCGAAGATCTCACGATGGAGAAACTCTCCTACGACCTTACGATGTGCACCGTTGAAGTCGAGGACGCGGCCGACCTTTCGGAGAGCCTCGCAGGGCTTGTCGTTGGAAAGATAATTACGGTGGAACCGCACCCCGATGCTGACAAGCTTAGGATATGCACGGTGGATGTCGGGGACATGGCGCCGAGCACGATAGTGTGCGGAGGCATCAACCTGGCACCCGGACAGCTTACCGTAGTAGCAAAACCTGGTGCGATGGTGCGCTGGCACGGGGTGGGCGATCCCGTCGAGATAAAACCGGCCAAGCTCAGGGGAATTATGAGTTACGGGATGATATGCTCCTCAGGAGAGATAGGCCTGGGAGAACTCTTCCCGACATTCCGCGAAGCGGAGATCATGGACATTACCTTTCTTGACGCCGGACCCGGAAGTCCCGTCGCGGAGGCTCTGGGGCTGAATGACATCATACTTGAGATAGACAACAAGTCACTGACAAACAGGCCCGACCTTTGGGGACACTATGGCATGGCCCGTGAACTCGCCGCAATTTACGACCGAAAACTCAAACCCCTTGAAATCGGAGGCATGCCGGAGAAGTTCGGCGATCTGGGGATAGTTATAGAAGATCCTGAAAGGTGTCCCCGCTATGCGGCGGTCACATTCAAAAAGATCAAAAATGTCCCGTCCCCATTCGAACTCAAAAGCATGATCTGGCGCGTTGGTATGAGACCGATCAACCTTCCTGTTGACATAACGAACTATGTGATGTTGGCCACAGGACAGCCTACGCACGGATTTGACAAAAATCATATCAAGGGCAATATCCATATCAGGACCGCAAAAGCAGGAGAGAAACTCGAACTGCTTGACGGAGAGACCCTCGACCTGACGACCTCCGACCTTGTCATCGCCGATGAGAAAAATCCGGTTGCCCTTGCAGGCATAATGGGAGGTAAACTGGACTCGATCCTCGAAGATACCACTGAAATAATACTGGAGATAGCCAACTTTACAGCAATGGGAGTAAGGCGTACCGCTCAGAGATTTGACATCCGGACCGAAGCCTCCTCCCGTTTTGAAAAGAGCGTTGAACCCCAGCGTGTTGATGGCGCTATATCAGTAGCTTTGAATATGTTCAAAGAATATTTCCCTGATTCGGAGATAGCTGGATTCGTCGATTCTTATCCGCTGCCCCTTAAAAACTCGGAAGTTGAAGTACCGCTCTCCTTCCTTTCAAGAAGGCTCGGCAAGGAACTGACTGCGGAAGAAGTTATAAGGATACTGGACAACCTCGGTTTCAAAACAGAGGAGAAGGACGGAATGCTCCACGTAACGGCCCCCTCATGGAGGTCTACGGGTGACATCTCGCTTCCGGACGACATACTTGAAGAGGTCGCAAGGCTGATGGGTTACGAAAATTTTGATTTCATCCCTCCAAAGGTCATTCTCGAAAAGCCGGTAAACCAGAGAAATGCCGACATGGAGAGAGCGGTCAGGGAATACCTTGCATTCAGGTGCAGCATGCAGGAGATCTTTACCTATCCCTGGATAGAGGACGAATATATTGAGGCATCATGTGCTGATACCGAAGAGATGCTCTGTCTCAGTACACCTCCCTCTCCCGATGAGAGCAGGCTTCGTTCAACTCTTGTGCCGGGCATGATAAAGGCTGTATTCACGAACCTCAGGTATTTTGAAAGTTTCCGTATTTTTGAGCTTACACAGGTCTTTGCCGATAAGGACTACCACAGCATCAACGATCCGTCAGAGAAGCTTCCGGGGATAGCGAGGCATCTCGGCGGAGCCTTTGTGGGAACAGATCCCAGGCTTCTCTTCAGGGAGGCAAAAGGTGTACTGGAACACATGCACAGGGCGGTCCATATGGAGCCTCTCGGTTTTGCCAGGGTAAGCAAGCCTCTGTGGGCTGACGACAAGCTTTGGCTCAATGTTACTTATAAAGGCGAGCCGATAGGCTGCATAGGCCTTCTTTCGCTTAAATCTGCCCGCAAGGCCGGAATAAAGAGAAGCATGACGGTCATATCAGAGATCGACGTTGAAAGTCTCGTCCCGCTGGCATCAAGACAGAACAGGTATTCGCGGCTTCCGGAATATCCGTGCGTAGATTTCGACCTTTCGGTAGTTTTCGATGAAAAAGTAACATGGGCGGATATCTACGAAACAGCCGTCAAGGTCGAACTGGTGAAAGAAGTGCGGTTTGTCGACGAATATCGCGGCCCGCAGGCAGGAGAAGGGAAGAAATCAGTATCGTTCCGCACAAGGATAGGTTCTGACGAAGGTACCCTGACATCTGAAAAGATAGACATGATAACGAAGCAGATGATGAAGAAGATGTCAAAGAAGTTTGGCGGAGAGGTCCGCGGAGTCTAA
- a CDS encoding phenylalanine--tRNA ligase subunit alpha, whose protein sequence is MFEELKEEGMQKLAESGLLEKLDKLRKAGMDKISETSLPQDLQTVRANLLGRKGEVTEVLKSVGQAAPELRKVLGQAANEVKEILTQAIEQRNEELINCASCFEGEADITLPGVNFTAGGLHPITQMCYDLNDAFRSLGFEVFSEPEITSELYAFDNLNFAPEHPARESMDTYWLKGHDEERGARRLCLRPHLTGASVRYLQEHGAPARFVYPGRVYRNETTDARHERAFFQYEALIVDKDFSFASGKVLVKTILDKIFGRDVEVRMRVGFFPFVEPGFEIDMRCLVCGGEGCKVCKHVGWIEVMPGGTPHPNVLKAAGLDPAVWSGFYINIGLDRLVMMRYGVDDVRLFHSADLRFLDQFK, encoded by the coding sequence GTGTTTGAGGAACTGAAGGAAGAGGGAATGCAAAAGCTGGCTGAGTCCGGACTTCTTGAGAAGCTTGATAAGCTCAGGAAAGCAGGTATGGATAAGATATCCGAGACATCACTGCCTCAGGATCTCCAGACAGTGCGGGCCAACCTGTTGGGACGCAAGGGCGAAGTGACCGAGGTCTTAAAAAGCGTCGGGCAGGCTGCGCCTGAGCTGAGGAAAGTTCTCGGACAGGCGGCAAATGAGGTCAAAGAGATACTGACCCAGGCGATCGAACAGAGGAACGAAGAACTTATAAACTGCGCCTCATGTTTCGAGGGTGAAGCGGACATAACGCTTCCCGGCGTAAATTTTACAGCCGGGGGTCTTCATCCTATTACACAGATGTGCTATGACCTGAATGACGCATTCCGCTCACTGGGTTTTGAGGTCTTTTCGGAACCTGAGATAACCAGTGAGCTTTATGCCTTTGACAACCTCAATTTTGCACCCGAACACCCCGCCCGTGAGAGCATGGACACATACTGGCTGAAGGGGCACGACGAGGAGAGGGGCGCCAGGCGCCTATGCCTCAGGCCGCACCTGACGGGAGCCAGCGTACGCTACCTGCAGGAACACGGGGCTCCTGCCCGCTTTGTATATCCGGGAAGGGTATACAGGAACGAAACGACCGACGCAAGACATGAAAGGGCCTTCTTCCAATATGAGGCTCTGATAGTAGACAAAGATTTCTCATTCGCTTCCGGCAAGGTGCTTGTCAAAACTATCCTTGACAAGATATTCGGCAGAGACGTTGAGGTCAGGATGAGGGTCGGCTTCTTCCCCTTTGTTGAACCTGGTTTTGAAATAGATATGCGCTGTCTCGTATGCGGCGGAGAGGGCTGCAAAGTCTGCAAGCACGTAGGGTGGATCGAGGTAATGCCGGGGGGCACTCCGCACCCGAACGTCCTGAAGGCTGCGGGCCTGGATCCGGCTGTCTGGTCCGGCTTTTACATCAACATTGGGTTGGACAGGCTCGTAATGATGAGATACGGTGTGGACGACGTGCGCCTCTTCCACAGCGCCGACCTTCGCTTCCTCGATCAGTTCAAATAG
- a CDS encoding CvpA family protein codes for MNLVGWHMIDFIFIILGCYFVIRGCFRGFVGEILTLAGFFCSLYVSFKFSGKFGGFINAFLGINESVSQLIAIILVWLIIALVVAFIRKVMKGLLSAISLSGFDRVLGIFSGLLKTFIAVYVVLIGGLLLAPVVEPTWMTQSDIIRYAGRQWPEVKQILLDFDILPNAGSLPEGTLEQILRPYRTGESGPEGYVPNSGRTSIGTNLRKQEQTS; via the coding sequence TTGAACCTTGTTGGCTGGCACATGATAGACTTCATTTTCATCATCCTTGGCTGCTATTTTGTGATCCGCGGCTGCTTCAGGGGTTTTGTCGGGGAGATATTGACCCTTGCAGGTTTTTTCTGCTCTCTTTATGTCTCCTTCAAGTTCTCCGGTAAATTTGGAGGTTTCATTAATGCCTTTCTTGGCATAAACGAATCGGTGTCCCAGCTCATAGCAATAATCCTTGTTTGGTTGATCATAGCTCTTGTCGTCGCCTTCATCCGCAAAGTCATGAAGGGACTTCTCTCTGCGATAAGCCTGAGCGGCTTTGACAGGGTGCTCGGCATATTCTCCGGCCTTCTCAAAACCTTTATAGCAGTCTATGTCGTACTCATAGGGGGACTTCTGCTTGCTCCCGTAGTCGAACCGACATGGATGACCCAAAGCGACATAATCCGTTATGCGGGAAGACAGTGGCCTGAGGTAAAGCAGATACTTCTTGATTTTGACATACTCCCCAATGCAGGGTCACTGCCCGAGGGGACGCTCGAGCAGATACTTAGGCCATACAGGACCGGCGAATCAGGGCCTGAGGGCTATGTCCCCAACAGCGGCAGAACTTCGATAGGAACCAACTTACGGAAACAGGAACAAACTTCATGA